A segment of the Brevibacterium zhoupengii genome:
AGTACGAGACCGGCAAAGCCCGCATCCACGCCTATGACGAGATCCTCGACACCTACAACGTGTGCCGCCACTATGGTGTGACCGCTCCCGCCCGACTGCGCCCGCAACGCCGTCGCGGCGCCGTTCCCGTCCTCACCCGCACCGAGGTCACCCGCACACCGCTGGGCGTCGTCGGGTTCATCACCCCTTGGAACTATCCGCTGACCTTGGGCGCAACGGACTTGCTCGCGGCCCTGATCGCCGGCAATGCCGTGGTGCACAAACCCGACAGCCAGACAACCCTGACCGCCATCATCATGCGTCGTCTGGCCATTGCCTGCGGCCTGCCCGCGGAAGTCTGGCAGCTGGTACCCGGGCCCAGCAGCGAGGTCGGCCCGGCTCTGATGGCCGGTGCCGATGGGATCTCCTTCACCGGCTCGACCGCTGCGGGTCGCTCCATTGCCGCCGAGGCGGCCTCGCGTCTGCTTCCCACCGCCCTTGAGCTCGGCGGCAAGAACCCGATGCTCATCCTCTCCGATGCCGATCTTCCCTCGGCCGTAGACGGTGCCGTCCGTGGGTGCTTCTCCTCGGCCGGTCAGCTGTGCCTGTCCATCGAGCGCATCTATGTCCACGAGGATCTCTACCCCGAGTTCTGTGCCCATTTCGCCGAGGCGACCCGGAACCTCGAGCTCAGCTCCGACTACTCCTACGGCCCCGGAATGGGTTCCCTGGCTGGACCGAAGCAGTTGGCACAAGTCAGCGAACACATCGAACAGGCCCGAGCGAGCGGAGCTCAGGTCATCGCGGGTGGCCGCCCGGTCCCGGAGCTGGGCCCCTACTTCTACCTGCCGACCGTGCTCACCGATGTCACCGAGGAGGCTGAGCTGTTCGCCGAGGAGACCTTCGGCCCTGTCGTCGCCGTGTACCCGGTGGCCAGCGACGCCGAGGCGATCAAGCGGGCAAACGCCTCCGAATACGGTCTCAACGCCAGCGTCTACTCCCAGTCCCGCGGGCTCGAGACAGCCAGGCAGCTCGAGTCTGGAATGGTCAATGTCAATGAGGCCTATGTAGCCGCCTGGGGTTCGATCGACTCTCCGGCCGGCGGCGTCAAGGCTTCAGGCATGGGCCATCGGCATGGAGTTGAGGGTCTCTACCAGTTCATGCACACGCACAGCATCGCCGAGCAGAATCTGGTTCCCATCGCTCCGTTCGGTCCGCTCGATCAGTCGCGATTCGCCCGCACGCTGACCACCGCGTTCGAGGTCATGCGTGCCCTGCGCATGAAGTGAGGGCC
Coding sequences within it:
- a CDS encoding succinic semialdehyde dehydrogenase, whose protein sequence is MMHTDVTSTTTPSDRLTHVTDRLREFLDSNPYAEASGSGDRMVSPDPFTGLELPRFAKNTPADIENAYATARIAADAWAARSPEHRARVLLRLHSALRRHEDLLLDIIQYETGKARIHAYDEILDTYNVCRHYGVTAPARLRPQRRRGAVPVLTRTEVTRTPLGVVGFITPWNYPLTLGATDLLAALIAGNAVVHKPDSQTTLTAIIMRRLAIACGLPAEVWQLVPGPSSEVGPALMAGADGISFTGSTAAGRSIAAEAASRLLPTALELGGKNPMLILSDADLPSAVDGAVRGCFSSAGQLCLSIERIYVHEDLYPEFCAHFAEATRNLELSSDYSYGPGMGSLAGPKQLAQVSEHIEQARASGAQVIAGGRPVPELGPYFYLPTVLTDVTEEAELFAEETFGPVVAVYPVASDAEAIKRANASEYGLNASVYSQSRGLETARQLESGMVNVNEAYVAAWGSIDSPAGGVKASGMGHRHGVEGLYQFMHTHSIAEQNLVPIAPFGPLDQSRFARTLTTAFEVMRALRMK